The following are encoded together in the Ovis aries strain OAR_USU_Benz2616 breed Rambouillet chromosome 15, ARS-UI_Ramb_v3.0, whole genome shotgun sequence genome:
- the LOC101105687 gene encoding olfactory receptor 5B3-like, whose amino-acid sequence MENNTEGAGFILLGLTDDPQLQVPLFITFTFVYLLTLTGNLGMTTLILLDSRLHIPMYFFLSNLSLVDSCYSSTITPKVMAGLLIGDKTISYHACATQMFFFVAFATVENYLLASMTYDRYAAVCKLLHYTTTLTTGVCARLATGSCIFGILTAAIDVGDTFYLSFCTSNVVHHFFCDIPAVMSLTCSDKDINELIVFLISGFNIFFALLVSLISYLLIFITILKLQSGKGYQKALSTCESHLVAVSIFYGTVIFMYLQPSSSHSMDTDKIASVFYTMLIPMLNPVVYSLRNREVKSAFKKVIEKAKYSLGLTF is encoded by the coding sequence ATGGAAAATAATACAGAGGGAGCTGGCTTCATCCTGCTCGGACTCACAGATGACCCACAGCTGCAGGTCCCTCTATTCATAACCTTCACCTTCGTTTACCTCCTCACTCTGACTGGGAACCTGGGGATGACCACGTTGATCCTGCTGGACTCCCGTCTCCACATCCCTATGTACTTTTTCCTCAGTAACCTGTCTCTCGTGGACTCCTGTTACTCCTCCACCATCACCCCAAAGGTGATGGCTGGGCTCCTTATAGGAGACAAGACCATCTCCTACCATGCGTGTGCCACTCAGATGTTCTTTTTTGTAGCCTTTGCCACTGTGGAAAATTACCTGTTGGCCTCAATGACTTATGACCGCTACGCAGCAGTGTGCAAACTCCTACATTACACCACCACCTTGACCACAGGTGTGTGTGCACGTCTGGCCACAGGCTCTTGCATCTTTGGTATTTTGACTGCTGCTATTGATGTTGGGGACACATTCTATCTCTCTTTTTGTACGTCCAATGTCGTCCATCACTTTTTCTGTGATATTCCAGCAGTCATGTCTCTGACTTGTTCAGATAAAGACATTAATGAGctgattgtttttcttatttcaggCTTTAATATCTTCTTTGCACTTCTTGTTAGTCTGATTTCCTACTTGCTCATATTTATCACCATTTTGAAGTTGCAGTCAGGTAAAGGATACCAGAAGGCTTTATCCACCTGCGAGTCCCACCTTGTTGCAGTCTCCATATTTTACGGGACCGTCATCTTCATGTACTTACAGCCCAGTTCCAGCCACTCCATGGACACAGACAAAATTGCATCTGTGTTCTATACGATGCTcatccccatgctgaaccccgtGGTCTATAGCCTAAGGAACAGAGAAGTCAAGAGTGCATTCAAGAAGGTTATTGAGAAGGCAAAGTATTCTCTAGGTTTAACCTTTTAA
- the LOC101105947 gene encoding olfactory receptor 5B3-like, producing MKNVTGVTQFLLLGLTRDPELQVPLFITFTLIYLSTLVGNLGIIMLMLLDSHLHTPMYFFLSNLSLVDLCYSSAVTPTVLAGFIPGDKVISYDACAAQMFFFAAFATVENYLLASMAYDRYIAVCKPLHYTTTMTRSVCAGLATGSYVCGFLNASIHTGDTFSLSFCTFSVVHHFFCDVPAIMVLSCSDRQVSELVLVCVVSFNVFFALLVILISYMSIFITILKMPSSAGYQKALSTCASHFAAVSIFYGTITFMYLQPSSSHSMDTDKMASVFYAVIIPLLNPVVYSLRNKEIKSAFMKAVVGKTVPRIMISTM from the coding sequence ATGAAGAACGTGACAGGAGTGACTCAGTTCCTTCTCCTGGGCCTAACCAGGGACCCAGAGCTACAAGTCCCGCTCTTTATAACGTTCACCCTCATCTACCTCTCCACCCTGGTTGGGAACTTGGGCATCATCATGTTGATGCTATTGGACTCGCACCTCCACACACCCATGTATTTTTTCCTCAGTAACCTGTCTCTGGTGGACCTTTGTTACTCCTCAGCTGTCACTCCCACAGTCCTGGCTGGATTCATTCCAGGAGACAAGGTCATTTCCTACGATGCCTGTGCTGCTCAGATGTTCTTTTTTGCAGCCTTTGCCACTGTGGAAAATTACCTTTTGGCCTCAATGGCCTATGATCGCTACATAGCCGTGTGTAAACCCCTACACTACACCACCACCATGACACGAAGTGTGTGCGCTGGTCTGGCTACAGGCTCCTATGTCTGTGGTTTCCTGAACGCCTCCATCCACACTGGAGACACCTTCAGTCTCTCTTTCTGTACGTTCAGTGTGGTCCATCACTTTTTCTGTGATGTTCCAGCCATCATGGTTCTCTCTTGTTCTGACAGACAGGTTAGTGAACTGGTTCTAGTTTGTGTAGTGAGCTTCAATGTCTTTTTTGCTCTCCTGGTTATCTTGATATCCTATATGTCCATATTTATCACCATCCTAAAGATGCCCTCATCTGCAGGGTACCAGAAGGCTTTATCCACCTGTGCCTCCCACTTCGCTGCCGTATCCATCTTCTATGGAACGATTACCTTCATGTACTTACAGCCCAGCTCCAGTCACTCCATGGACACAGACAAAATGGCCTCTGTGTTCTATGCTGTGATCATTCCATTGCTGAACCCTGTGGTCTACAGCCTGAGGAACAAGGAGATAAAGAGTGCATTTATGAAGGCTGTTGTAGGTAAAACTGTCCCTAGGATTATGATTTCAACAATGTAA